In Callospermophilus lateralis isolate mCalLat2 chromosome 19, mCalLat2.hap1, whole genome shotgun sequence, the following are encoded in one genomic region:
- the Trip6 gene encoding thyroid receptor-interacting protein 6 isoform X3 — MSGPTWLPPKQPEPARAPQGRVLSRGAPGPPPAQGAVLPAPRRIRGSGANLGGFPWSISAFPDRGGLRPGSLDAEIDSLTSMLAELDGGRGHTPRRPDRQAYEPSQPLAYRPGSLKPNGGGAPPLPLPASPYGGPTPASYATASTPAGPAFPVQVKVAQPVRGCGPPRRGASQASGPLPGPHFPLPGRGEVWGAGYRSHREPGPGGKEEAAGVSGSAGRGRGGGHGPQVSLSQPPEEELERLTKKMVHDMSHPPSGEYFGRCGGCGEDVVGDGAGVVALDRVFHVGCFVCSACRAQLRGQHFYAVERRAYCESCYVATLEKCSTCSQPILDRILRAMGKAYHPGCFTCVVCHRGLDGIPFTVDATSQIHCIEDFHRKFAPRCSVCGGAIMPEPGQEETVRIVALDRSFHIGCYKCEECGLLLSSEGECQGCYPLDGHILCKACSAWRIQELSATVTTDC; from the exons ATGTCGGGGCCCACCTGGCTCCCCCCTAAGCAGCCGGAGCCCGCCAGAGCCCCTCAGGGGAGAGTGCTTTCCCGAGGCGCTCCTGGGCCTCCACCAGCGCAAGGAGCAG TGTTACCAGCCCCCCGGAGGATCAGAGGATCGGGGGCCAACCTGGGTGGGTTCCCATGGAGCATCTCAGCGTTCCCAG ACAGAGGGGGCCTGCGCCCAGGAAGTCTGGATGCTGAGATAGATTCGCTGACCAGTATGCTGGCTGAGCTGGACGGGGGTCGGGGCCATACTCCAAGGCGACCAGACCGACAG GCTTATGAGCCCTCTCAGCCCCTTGCCTACCGCCCAGGCTCCCTGAAGCCCAATGGAGGGGGTGCTCCACCCCTCCCTCTCCCAGCATCCCCCTATGGAGGCCCCACTCCGGCCTCCTACGCTACCGCCAGCACCCCAGCAGGCCCTGCCTTCCCCGTGCAAGTGAAGGTGGCACAACCTGTGAGAGGCTGCGGCCCGCCCAGGCGGGGGGCCTCTCAGGCCTCTGGGCCCCTCCCGGGCCCCCACTTTCCTCTCCCAGGCCGAGGTGAAGTCTGGGGGGCTGGCTATAGGAGCCACCGCGAGCCAGGGCCAGGGGGTAAGGAGGAGGCTGCTGGGGTCTCTGGCTCTGCAGGAAGAGGACGAGGAGGCGGGCATGGGCCCCAG GTCTCTCTAAGCCAGCCTCCAGAGGAGGAGTTGGAAAGACTGACTAAGAAGATGGTGCACGACATGAGCCATCCCCCCAGCGGGGAGTACTTTG GTCGATGTGGCGGCTGTGGAGAAGATGTGGTtggggatggggctggggttgtggcccttGACCGTGTCTTCCACGTTGGCTGCTTTGTGTGTTCTGCATGCCGCGCCCAGCTCCGGGGCCAGCATTTCTACGCCGTGGAGAGGAGGGCATACTGCGAGAGCTGCTATGTG GCCACCCTGGAGAAGTGCTCCACATGCTCCCAGCCCATCCTGGACCGGATCCTGCGGGCTATGGGGAAGGCCTACCACCCTGGCTGTTTCACCTGTGTGGTGTGCCACCGTGGCCTAGATGGCATCCCTTTCACAGTGGATGCCACCAGCCAGATCCACTGCATTGAGGACTTTCACAG GAAGTTTGCCCCACGATGCTCAGTGTGTGGTGGTGCCATCATGCCTGAGCCAGGTCAGGAGGAGACCGTGAGAATCGTTGCTCTGGATCGAAGTTTTCACATTGGCTGTTACAAGTGTGAG GAGTGTGGGCTGTTGCTGTCTTCTGAGGGTGAATGTCAGGGCTGTTACCCACTGGACGGGCACATCTTGTGCAAGGCCTGCAGTGCCTGGCGCATCCAGGAGCTCTCAGCCACTGTCACCACTGACTGCTGA
- the Trip6 gene encoding thyroid receptor-interacting protein 6 isoform X2: MLAELDGGRGHTPRRPDRQAYEPSQPLAYRPGSLKPNGGGAPPLPLPASPYGGPTPASYATASTPAGPAFPVQVKVAQPVRGCGPPRRGASQASGPLPGPHFPLPGRGEVWGAGYRSHREPGPGGKEEAAGVSGSAGRGRGGGHGPQVSLSQPPEEELERLTKKMVHDMSHPPSGEYFGRCGGCGEDVVGDGAGVVALDRVFHVGCFVCSACRAQLRGQHFYAVERRAYCESCYVATLEKCSTCSQPILDRILRAMGKAYHPGCFTCVVCHRGLDGIPFTVDATSQIHCIEDFHRKFAPRCSVCGGAIMPEPGQEETVRIVALDRSFHIGCYKCEECGLLLSSEGECQGCYPLDGHILCKACSAWRIQELSATVTTDC; the protein is encoded by the exons ATGCTGGCTGAGCTGGACGGGGGTCGGGGCCATACTCCAAGGCGACCAGACCGACAG GCTTATGAGCCCTCTCAGCCCCTTGCCTACCGCCCAGGCTCCCTGAAGCCCAATGGAGGGGGTGCTCCACCCCTCCCTCTCCCAGCATCCCCCTATGGAGGCCCCACTCCGGCCTCCTACGCTACCGCCAGCACCCCAGCAGGCCCTGCCTTCCCCGTGCAAGTGAAGGTGGCACAACCTGTGAGAGGCTGCGGCCCGCCCAGGCGGGGGGCCTCTCAGGCCTCTGGGCCCCTCCCGGGCCCCCACTTTCCTCTCCCAGGCCGAGGTGAAGTCTGGGGGGCTGGCTATAGGAGCCACCGCGAGCCAGGGCCAGGGGGTAAGGAGGAGGCTGCTGGGGTCTCTGGCTCTGCAGGAAGAGGACGAGGAGGCGGGCATGGGCCCCAG GTCTCTCTAAGCCAGCCTCCAGAGGAGGAGTTGGAAAGACTGACTAAGAAGATGGTGCACGACATGAGCCATCCCCCCAGCGGGGAGTACTTTG GTCGATGTGGCGGCTGTGGAGAAGATGTGGTtggggatggggctggggttgtggcccttGACCGTGTCTTCCACGTTGGCTGCTTTGTGTGTTCTGCATGCCGCGCCCAGCTCCGGGGCCAGCATTTCTACGCCGTGGAGAGGAGGGCATACTGCGAGAGCTGCTATGTG GCCACCCTGGAGAAGTGCTCCACATGCTCCCAGCCCATCCTGGACCGGATCCTGCGGGCTATGGGGAAGGCCTACCACCCTGGCTGTTTCACCTGTGTGGTGTGCCACCGTGGCCTAGATGGCATCCCTTTCACAGTGGATGCCACCAGCCAGATCCACTGCATTGAGGACTTTCACAG GAAGTTTGCCCCACGATGCTCAGTGTGTGGTGGTGCCATCATGCCTGAGCCAGGTCAGGAGGAGACCGTGAGAATCGTTGCTCTGGATCGAAGTTTTCACATTGGCTGTTACAAGTGTGAG GAGTGTGGGCTGTTGCTGTCTTCTGAGGGTGAATGTCAGGGCTGTTACCCACTGGACGGGCACATCTTGTGCAAGGCCTGCAGTGCCTGGCGCATCCAGGAGCTCTCAGCCACTGTCACCACTGACTGCTGA
- the Trip6 gene encoding thyroid receptor-interacting protein 6 isoform X1: MSGPTWLPPKQPEPARAPQGRVLSRGAPGPPPAQGAALQPHPRVNFCPLPSEQCYQPPGGSEDRGPTWVGSHGASQRSQLHPQGLPPDRGGLRPGSLDAEIDSLTSMLAELDGGRGHTPRRPDRQAYEPSQPLAYRPGSLKPNGGGAPPLPLPASPYGGPTPASYATASTPAGPAFPVQVKVAQPVRGCGPPRRGASQASGPLPGPHFPLPGRGEVWGAGYRSHREPGPGGKEEAAGVSGSAGRGRGGGHGPQVSLSQPPEEELERLTKKMVHDMSHPPSGEYFGRCGGCGEDVVGDGAGVVALDRVFHVGCFVCSACRAQLRGQHFYAVERRAYCESCYVATLEKCSTCSQPILDRILRAMGKAYHPGCFTCVVCHRGLDGIPFTVDATSQIHCIEDFHRKFAPRCSVCGGAIMPEPGQEETVRIVALDRSFHIGCYKCEECGLLLSSEGECQGCYPLDGHILCKACSAWRIQELSATVTTDC; this comes from the exons ATGTCGGGGCCCACCTGGCTCCCCCCTAAGCAGCCGGAGCCCGCCAGAGCCCCTCAGGGGAGAGTGCTTTCCCGAGGCGCTCCTGGGCCTCCACCAGCGCAAGGAGCAG CACTCCAGCCTCACCCCAGGGTCAATTTTTGCCCCCTCCCATCTGAGCAGTGTTACCAGCCCCCCGGAGGATCAGAGGATCGGGGGCCAACCTGGGTGGGTTCCCATGGAGCATCTCAGCGTTCCCAG CTCCATCCCCAGGGGCTCCCCCCAGACAGAGGGGGCCTGCGCCCAGGAAGTCTGGATGCTGAGATAGATTCGCTGACCAGTATGCTGGCTGAGCTGGACGGGGGTCGGGGCCATACTCCAAGGCGACCAGACCGACAG GCTTATGAGCCCTCTCAGCCCCTTGCCTACCGCCCAGGCTCCCTGAAGCCCAATGGAGGGGGTGCTCCACCCCTCCCTCTCCCAGCATCCCCCTATGGAGGCCCCACTCCGGCCTCCTACGCTACCGCCAGCACCCCAGCAGGCCCTGCCTTCCCCGTGCAAGTGAAGGTGGCACAACCTGTGAGAGGCTGCGGCCCGCCCAGGCGGGGGGCCTCTCAGGCCTCTGGGCCCCTCCCGGGCCCCCACTTTCCTCTCCCAGGCCGAGGTGAAGTCTGGGGGGCTGGCTATAGGAGCCACCGCGAGCCAGGGCCAGGGGGTAAGGAGGAGGCTGCTGGGGTCTCTGGCTCTGCAGGAAGAGGACGAGGAGGCGGGCATGGGCCCCAG GTCTCTCTAAGCCAGCCTCCAGAGGAGGAGTTGGAAAGACTGACTAAGAAGATGGTGCACGACATGAGCCATCCCCCCAGCGGGGAGTACTTTG GTCGATGTGGCGGCTGTGGAGAAGATGTGGTtggggatggggctggggttgtggcccttGACCGTGTCTTCCACGTTGGCTGCTTTGTGTGTTCTGCATGCCGCGCCCAGCTCCGGGGCCAGCATTTCTACGCCGTGGAGAGGAGGGCATACTGCGAGAGCTGCTATGTG GCCACCCTGGAGAAGTGCTCCACATGCTCCCAGCCCATCCTGGACCGGATCCTGCGGGCTATGGGGAAGGCCTACCACCCTGGCTGTTTCACCTGTGTGGTGTGCCACCGTGGCCTAGATGGCATCCCTTTCACAGTGGATGCCACCAGCCAGATCCACTGCATTGAGGACTTTCACAG GAAGTTTGCCCCACGATGCTCAGTGTGTGGTGGTGCCATCATGCCTGAGCCAGGTCAGGAGGAGACCGTGAGAATCGTTGCTCTGGATCGAAGTTTTCACATTGGCTGTTACAAGTGTGAG GAGTGTGGGCTGTTGCTGTCTTCTGAGGGTGAATGTCAGGGCTGTTACCCACTGGACGGGCACATCTTGTGCAAGGCCTGCAGTGCCTGGCGCATCCAGGAGCTCTCAGCCACTGTCACCACTGACTGCTGA